A genomic segment from Luteolibacter ambystomatis encodes:
- a CDS encoding right-handed parallel beta-helix repeat-containing protein: protein MIRPVLFSCLLVAPAWASTWYVAPGGDDRFSGSNALPLATLTEALNRAAKRSDGDSVIVLKPGQHVIAKTIEINASHASSIKGSLTLSGQPGAVVTGFRNIPASGWKKPDAATLKQLSPEARGQVVQVPYSQIATGDPGHLSRRGFNVAEVRETPPALLFVNGNPMPLAAWPDQGTVKPDAILDAGPTRDGKDSRYFYKRGGTFRLNTDRLTAWTKERNLWVDGTFGYDWEWSFNQISRVNRLTRTLTLADGEVSGLMNESFLHPGFRVVNAISEISMPGEYCIDATKKRLLLLPPSAGDAWKTSACVTWSTGPLLSVKSAAGFRLDGVVLDGARDGLMEIIAGNDVIVRNTTFRRNGGDGLVAEGAGIHVSNCLFESCGGAALRLSGGDPVLLAPSGSTVDHCLFQRNAWWSHVFNASVELHGVGHQVTDCQFLDLPHMAIEAKGNDFLIQDNLFRRTCKDFRDMGAVYLNTGESPLLRGTVVRGNFFDDIGRAGGNRSAVYLDNATMGVTVEENLFRNVGATGDDWTVMVHGGGYNRVEGNLFLDCSMPCEVAFLFATWAADLLPDYEKGWITALAGPSVPAALLAYPELVNFGTEDHVHPVGIVIAGNLALASSTPPAYGLLRVEGGSSSDTHAVDNTVQATTLVQVDGLLSTDDLPGWAQDILDAWRE from the coding sequence ATGATCCGCCCGGTTCTTTTTTCCTGTCTGCTTGTTGCTCCCGCATGGGCGTCCACCTGGTATGTCGCACCCGGAGGGGATGATCGCTTCAGCGGCAGCAATGCGCTGCCGTTGGCGACGTTGACCGAGGCGCTGAATCGTGCGGCGAAGCGCAGTGACGGCGATTCGGTGATCGTGCTGAAGCCGGGGCAGCACGTCATAGCGAAGACGATCGAAATCAACGCCAGCCATGCATCATCCATCAAAGGCTCGCTGACGCTCAGCGGCCAACCCGGCGCGGTCGTTACCGGCTTCCGGAATATTCCGGCATCGGGCTGGAAGAAGCCGGATGCGGCCACCTTGAAGCAACTGAGCCCGGAAGCGCGCGGGCAGGTCGTGCAGGTGCCGTATTCGCAGATCGCCACCGGAGATCCCGGCCATCTCAGCCGCCGCGGTTTCAATGTGGCGGAAGTGCGCGAAACCCCGCCCGCGTTGTTGTTCGTAAACGGCAATCCGATGCCACTGGCGGCTTGGCCGGATCAAGGCACGGTGAAGCCGGACGCGATCCTTGATGCCGGTCCCACTCGCGATGGCAAAGACTCCCGGTACTTCTACAAGCGCGGTGGAACCTTCCGCCTCAATACGGACCGGCTCACGGCATGGACGAAGGAACGGAACCTGTGGGTGGACGGAACCTTCGGCTACGACTGGGAGTGGAGTTTCAACCAGATCAGCCGCGTCAACCGGCTGACCCGCACGCTCACCCTCGCGGATGGCGAGGTCAGCGGATTGATGAACGAATCGTTCCTTCATCCCGGCTTCCGCGTGGTCAACGCGATCTCCGAGATCAGCATGCCGGGCGAGTATTGCATCGATGCCACGAAGAAACGTTTGCTCCTGCTGCCACCTTCCGCGGGGGATGCCTGGAAAACCTCGGCCTGCGTCACATGGAGCACCGGTCCTCTCCTGAGCGTCAAGTCTGCTGCCGGATTCCGTTTGGATGGCGTGGTTTTGGACGGCGCGCGTGATGGCCTGATGGAAATCATCGCCGGGAATGATGTGATCGTCCGCAACACCACCTTCCGCCGCAATGGCGGGGATGGATTGGTGGCGGAGGGTGCGGGCATCCATGTCAGCAACTGCCTTTTTGAATCGTGCGGTGGTGCGGCGCTGCGTCTGAGCGGTGGTGATCCGGTGCTTCTGGCTCCCTCCGGCAGCACGGTGGATCATTGCTTGTTCCAGCGGAATGCCTGGTGGTCGCATGTGTTCAATGCTTCGGTGGAGCTCCATGGCGTGGGTCATCAGGTCACCGATTGCCAGTTCCTCGACCTGCCCCACATGGCGATCGAGGCGAAGGGGAATGACTTCCTGATCCAGGACAATCTCTTCCGCCGCACCTGCAAGGACTTCCGTGACATGGGGGCGGTCTATTTGAATACCGGCGAGAGTCCGTTGCTGAGGGGAACGGTGGTCCGCGGCAATTTCTTCGATGACATCGGACGTGCGGGCGGCAACCGCTCCGCCGTGTATCTCGACAATGCCACCATGGGCGTGACGGTGGAGGAAAACCTTTTCCGCAATGTCGGTGCGACCGGCGATGATTGGACCGTGATGGTTCATGGCGGTGGCTACAACCGGGTGGAGGGGAATCTGTTTCTCGATTGTTCGATGCCGTGCGAGGTCGCGTTTCTGTTCGCGACGTGGGCGGCGGACCTTTTGCCAGATTACGAGAAGGGATGGATCACGGCGCTTGCGGGACCATCGGTCCCGGCGGCGCTGCTGGCCTATCCGGAACTGGTGAACTTCGGCACGGAAGATCATGTGCATCCCGTGGGCATCGTCATCGCAGGCAATCTCGCGCTGGCGAGTTCCACGCCGCCTGCCTACGGGCTGCTGCGGGTGGAGGGAGGATCCAGTTCCGATACTCATGCTGTGGACAACACGGTACAGGCGACCACTCTGGTACAGGTGGATGGACTGCTGTCCACGGACGATCTGCCGGGCTGGGCGCAGGACATTCTCGATGCGTGGCGGGAGTAG
- a CDS encoding lipopolysaccharide biosynthesis protein, whose protein sequence is MQSAGNPPMEIAPDTTHVRRRDRSIRLAVATSLLSKAGTAGLQLLAIPIAIRVLGRAEFGIYTSVTLTLTTVSLFEVGVGPALAHGLAKASASGDRDQARTLASTAFFVMLAVSLLVGLVAGVVLSTLPVARLYGAAFAGQESVLGPALWTGLGLFLLLFLLNLTERIREGYLEIATTNACGAAGNLLAALAVGIGVHFVPQVWFLVLAIHGSLVLAKLANTVLLWRKRPEVIPSWSWFRPGTAKHLMGDGLAFSTCCLITGIVEYNVVGWMVGRDGGPAAVALYGVFVSLTIMQAGFVLMISTPTWPAVAEALARDDRDWARRAATRLYRYGGGLALLSAIGLTAFGPWVFRLWLGQEFANLGHGIFACYAFYFVAHIWRHLNHTLMIGTGQVTRMARIQLFESALVAVAAWVGLHYGGLPVMLLCMGGVLLLMTGRILPFMVARVLSPSPPLSDSPPRSA, encoded by the coding sequence ATGCAGTCCGCCGGAAACCCGCCGATGGAGATCGCCCCCGACACGACCCATGTCCGCCGCCGCGACCGCTCGATCCGTCTTGCGGTTGCGACTTCGTTGTTGTCGAAGGCGGGCACGGCGGGATTGCAACTGCTGGCCATTCCGATTGCGATCCGCGTGCTGGGGCGCGCGGAGTTCGGGATCTATACCAGCGTTACGCTCACGCTGACCACCGTGTCATTGTTCGAGGTCGGCGTGGGGCCGGCCCTCGCACATGGCTTGGCGAAGGCCTCGGCGTCGGGTGATCGCGATCAGGCGCGTACGCTGGCATCCACCGCGTTTTTCGTCATGCTGGCGGTGTCGTTGTTGGTGGGCCTGGTGGCAGGGGTCGTTCTTTCAACATTGCCGGTGGCCCGGTTGTATGGCGCTGCCTTTGCCGGACAGGAAAGCGTGTTGGGACCTGCGTTGTGGACAGGACTGGGTTTGTTCCTGCTGCTCTTTCTGCTGAATCTCACCGAGCGCATCCGCGAGGGCTATCTGGAGATCGCGACCACCAATGCCTGCGGGGCGGCGGGAAACTTGCTCGCCGCGCTGGCGGTGGGAATCGGCGTCCATTTCGTGCCGCAGGTGTGGTTTCTGGTGCTGGCGATTCATGGTTCACTGGTGCTCGCGAAGCTGGCGAATACCGTGCTGCTCTGGCGGAAGCGGCCTGAGGTGATTCCTTCCTGGAGTTGGTTTCGGCCCGGAACGGCGAAGCACCTGATGGGCGATGGTCTGGCATTCTCCACCTGCTGCCTGATCACCGGTATCGTGGAGTACAACGTGGTCGGCTGGATGGTGGGGCGCGATGGCGGACCGGCGGCGGTGGCGTTGTATGGGGTCTTTGTCAGTCTCACGATCATGCAGGCGGGTTTCGTGCTGATGATCAGCACGCCGACATGGCCTGCGGTCGCCGAGGCTCTGGCGCGGGATGATCGCGATTGGGCACGCCGAGCGGCGACACGGCTCTACCGCTATGGTGGCGGACTCGCATTGCTCTCCGCGATCGGGCTGACGGCATTCGGTCCGTGGGTGTTCCGTCTATGGCTCGGTCAGGAGTTCGCGAATCTCGGTCACGGGATTTTCGCCTGCTACGCATTCTATTTCGTGGCGCACATCTGGAGGCACCTGAATCATACGCTGATGATCGGCACGGGTCAGGTCACGCGCATGGCCCGCATCCAGTTGTTCGAGTCCGCCTTGGTGGCTGTGGCCGCATGGGTGGGACTGCACTATGGAGGCCTCCCGGTCATGTTGCTGTGCATGGGCGGCGTACTGTTGCTGATGACCGGTCGCATCCTGCCCTTCATGGTGGCGCGCGTGCTGAGTCCGTCCCCTCCGCTTTCCGATTCTCCACCCCGCTCCGCATGA
- a CDS encoding sugar transferase: MGVDHPGGMDLRAYVGHVVFGSALLMFLLANFRLHDPRNYLAIRRTFAVIVKSCVMWFVGFLGLALVFKIDPAISRMYCGIASVTSMVMLMGWRWFLYCVLRRESFANALRQKAVFVGWNEECARAVARLTEGRAQRMSVVGVIAPPGGALEVQPPEEIPVLGGYHDLRPLIRETGADLVMAVDGVLDRGQMVSLAECCGKEFVDFKMVPNCFQVLVSGLHLESFHGMPVLGVGKLPLHHAFNNALKRTTDIIGAIIGLMVFSPVIAFFCLLVRLESRGSVIYRQRRIGLNGKPFEILKIRSMKIDAEANGSPGWTVKDDPRRLRVGKFMREWNIDELPQFWNVLRGDMSLVGPRPERPELIEDFKEEIPHYNVRHNIKPGVTGWAQVNGLRGDTCLRERIKFDLDYIENWNFLLDFQIMIRTFVNRKGAC; encoded by the coding sequence ATCGGTGTCGATCACCCCGGTGGCATGGACCTTCGCGCGTACGTCGGACACGTGGTGTTCGGCAGCGCTCTGCTGATGTTCCTGCTGGCGAATTTCCGCCTGCACGATCCCCGCAATTATCTGGCGATCCGCCGAACCTTCGCCGTCATCGTGAAGTCGTGCGTGATGTGGTTTGTCGGCTTCCTTGGCCTTGCGCTGGTTTTCAAGATCGATCCCGCCATCAGCCGCATGTATTGCGGCATCGCCAGCGTGACCAGCATGGTCATGCTGATGGGCTGGCGCTGGTTCCTCTACTGCGTGCTGCGCCGCGAATCCTTCGCGAACGCGTTGCGCCAGAAGGCGGTCTTCGTCGGTTGGAACGAGGAATGCGCCCGTGCGGTGGCGCGTCTCACGGAGGGCCGTGCCCAGCGCATGTCGGTCGTGGGTGTGATCGCACCTCCGGGAGGAGCTCTCGAAGTACAGCCGCCGGAAGAAATTCCGGTGCTCGGCGGCTATCACGACCTCCGTCCGCTGATCCGCGAAACCGGAGCCGATCTGGTGATGGCGGTGGATGGCGTGCTCGACCGCGGCCAGATGGTTTCGCTGGCCGAGTGCTGCGGCAAGGAGTTCGTGGACTTCAAGATGGTGCCGAATTGCTTCCAGGTGCTGGTGTCCGGCCTCCATCTTGAGAGCTTCCACGGCATGCCGGTGCTTGGCGTCGGCAAACTGCCGTTGCATCACGCTTTCAACAATGCGTTGAAGCGCACCACCGACATCATCGGGGCGATCATCGGTCTGATGGTATTCTCCCCCGTCATCGCGTTTTTCTGCCTGCTGGTGCGTTTGGAATCGCGCGGTTCGGTGATCTACCGCCAGCGCCGGATCGGCCTCAATGGCAAGCCGTTCGAGATTCTCAAGATCCGCAGCATGAAAATCGACGCCGAAGCCAACGGCTCCCCCGGCTGGACGGTGAAGGATGATCCGCGCCGTCTGCGCGTGGGCAAGTTCATGCGCGAGTGGAACATCGACGAGCTGCCGCAGTTCTGGAACGTGCTGCGCGGTGACATGAGCCTCGTCGGTCCGCGCCCCGAGCGCCCGGAATTGATCGAGGACTTCAAGGAGGAGATTCCGCACTACAATGTGCGCCACAACATCAAGCCGGGCGTCACAGGTTGGGCGCAGGTCAACGGCTTGCGCGGCGATACCTGCCTGCGTGAGCGCATCAAGTTCGACCTCGACTACATCGAGAACTGGAACTTCCTGCTCGATTTCCAGATCATGATCCGGACCTTCGTGAACCGGAAAGGAGCTTGTTGA
- a CDS encoding GumC family protein translates to MAPHRPSDYSLGPANQSLAAARGASATAYLPKVEPLRMIGVLLRRSWVIALVVMACLGGMWMYLKHAKKVYQATGSVYVSARAPRVVESGAIAPEETRDLEQMRSVEQGLVASTLLMRVIDSGKFADQPDFTGGATSRQQLLTAFAKRVKVELRRGTRLIDIAVEDTDPDRAQQLVGLLVTEYEKWIAERQGDLSRQVAGGISQEEKSLRERMAKSEKALQDFRDAHPIPGIGGRNGPNSDDLGRIESELTRVKSERLRLEAEADAFRKFDPEHPDAVAALPNSERSSGVLSLVRAVQDKEVEFAKVKERYLYKHPTYIETFNELKKLRENLAQAARSAGEAVAKNYQIASDNEAKLTREVNAARSSTVAAEGLRAQFEALEREALADRTTHEAVAARLRETALAAAVPGPVLRWEDTPMLPEKPIKPRKTVMMALAGAGGIFFGLLLAVGLEVTDGKVRDAAAAARVTGVPMLSSVAALREGTDGDPVLISQPGSETSESFRRLRAALAPSPGHTGAATVMFASAKPGEGRSFCAMNYAASLAMQGLRTLLLDADMRRPGLSGEHLRSVDGQVGLADYLSGAAEPAKTCHPTALPNLYLLSSGTMQANASELLSGTRFPALLEDAYRWFDCVVIDTPPILSTSDALAISRYADQVCLVVREKASDRRDLRRAADLVRTSGGPLVGFVWNELPARVKAGGDTGPSVPVVRSSLPAPRATPPSTAMKIRQARPGGADSLFVPSPS, encoded by the coding sequence ATGGCTCCGCACCGTCCATCCGACTACTCCCTCGGGCCTGCCAACCAATCGTTGGCCGCAGCGCGCGGTGCGTCGGCGACCGCATATCTGCCGAAGGTGGAGCCGCTGCGGATGATCGGCGTTCTGCTGCGCCGTTCGTGGGTGATCGCCCTGGTCGTCATGGCGTGCCTCGGCGGCATGTGGATGTATCTCAAGCACGCGAAGAAGGTCTATCAGGCGACCGGTTCCGTTTACGTCAGCGCGCGCGCGCCGCGGGTGGTGGAGTCCGGGGCGATCGCTCCGGAGGAAACCCGTGATCTTGAGCAGATGCGCTCGGTCGAGCAGGGGCTTGTGGCCTCGACGCTGCTGATGCGGGTGATCGATTCCGGCAAGTTCGCTGACCAGCCGGATTTCACCGGTGGTGCCACCAGCCGCCAGCAACTGCTGACCGCGTTCGCGAAGCGGGTGAAGGTTGAACTGCGCCGTGGCACGCGCTTGATCGATATCGCGGTCGAGGACACCGATCCGGACCGCGCGCAGCAACTCGTGGGTCTGCTCGTGACCGAATACGAGAAATGGATCGCCGAGCGTCAGGGCGATCTTTCCCGCCAGGTGGCCGGTGGCATTTCCCAGGAGGAGAAGTCCTTGCGCGAGCGCATGGCAAAATCCGAGAAGGCGCTTCAGGATTTCCGTGATGCCCATCCGATTCCCGGCATTGGTGGCCGTAATGGCCCGAACTCCGATGACCTCGGCCGGATCGAAAGCGAGCTGACCCGGGTGAAGTCGGAGCGCCTGCGCCTTGAAGCCGAGGCCGATGCGTTCCGCAAGTTCGACCCGGAACATCCCGATGCGGTCGCAGCACTGCCGAACAGCGAGCGTTCTTCCGGCGTGCTGTCGCTGGTGCGCGCGGTGCAGGACAAGGAAGTCGAGTTCGCGAAAGTGAAGGAACGCTACCTTTACAAACACCCGACCTACATCGAGACATTCAATGAGCTGAAGAAGCTGCGTGAGAATCTCGCCCAAGCGGCGCGTTCCGCCGGTGAGGCGGTGGCGAAGAACTACCAGATCGCCTCGGACAACGAAGCCAAGCTGACGCGGGAGGTAAATGCAGCGCGTTCCTCCACCGTGGCGGCGGAGGGTCTGCGCGCGCAGTTCGAGGCGCTTGAACGCGAGGCTCTCGCCGATCGCACGACGCATGAAGCGGTTGCGGCCCGTTTGCGTGAAACCGCGTTGGCCGCGGCAGTGCCCGGTCCGGTCCTGCGCTGGGAGGATACGCCGATGCTGCCGGAGAAGCCGATCAAGCCGCGCAAGACCGTAATGATGGCCTTGGCCGGAGCGGGTGGTATTTTCTTCGGCCTGCTGCTGGCAGTTGGACTGGAAGTGACCGATGGCAAAGTCCGAGATGCCGCCGCCGCCGCACGTGTGACCGGCGTGCCGATGTTAAGCTCTGTAGCCGCCCTGCGTGAAGGCACGGATGGCGATCCGGTGTTGATTTCCCAGCCGGGTTCCGAAACCTCCGAATCCTTCCGTCGTCTGCGTGCGGCGCTCGCTCCGTCCCCCGGCCATACCGGTGCGGCCACGGTGATGTTCGCCAGCGCGAAGCCGGGCGAAGGTCGTTCGTTCTGCGCGATGAACTACGCCGCCTCACTCGCGATGCAGGGACTGCGCACCTTGCTGCTGGATGCGGACATGCGCCGTCCGGGATTGAGCGGAGAGCACCTTCGTTCCGTGGATGGCCAGGTGGGGCTCGCGGACTATCTTTCCGGAGCTGCGGAACCAGCGAAAACCTGCCATCCCACCGCGCTGCCGAATCTCTATCTGCTGTCCTCCGGCACCATGCAGGCGAATGCCTCGGAGCTGCTGTCCGGCACGCGCTTCCCAGCGCTGTTGGAAGACGCCTATCGTTGGTTCGATTGCGTGGTCATCGATACCCCGCCGATCCTCAGCACCAGCGATGCGCTCGCGATCAGTCGTTATGCGGATCAGGTCTGCCTGGTGGTTCGTGAAAAGGCCAGCGATCGCCGTGACTTGCGCCGAGCCGCCGATCTCGTCCGCACCTCCGGTGGCCCGCTGGTCGGCTTCGTTTGGAATGAACTGCCTGCCCGCGTCAAAGCGGGTGGTGACACCGGCCCCTCGGTGCCGGTTGTTCGTTCCTCGCTGCCCGCGCCCCGTGCGACTCCTCCTTCCACGGCGATGAAAATCCGCCAGGCCCGCCCCGGCGGTGCCGATTCTCTTTTCGTGCCCTCACCCTCATGA
- a CDS encoding polysaccharide biosynthesis/export family protein, producing MRFLIGLLACLPLLVRAAEENAGKSSGVIGRMDTVEITVFREEELATRGQLSADGSITMPLIGTVHLQGLTTDQAAKAIEQKLKDGYLVRPQVSVSIGARIRRTITVLGQAQNPGVFELPANRQLSLVEAVGMAGGVTRIGNARKLTLKRGGAVQQVDLKEITTGKAKDIPLRDGDVINIPESLF from the coding sequence ATGCGATTCCTCATCGGCCTTCTTGCCTGCCTGCCCCTCCTGGTACGGGCAGCGGAGGAGAATGCCGGGAAATCGTCCGGGGTGATCGGGCGGATGGATACCGTGGAAATCACGGTGTTCCGCGAAGAGGAGCTGGCCACCCGCGGCCAGCTTTCCGCGGATGGCAGCATCACCATGCCGCTGATCGGGACCGTGCATTTGCAGGGCCTGACCACCGACCAGGCGGCGAAGGCGATCGAGCAGAAGCTCAAGGACGGCTATCTGGTGCGCCCGCAGGTTTCGGTTTCCATCGGCGCGCGCATCCGCCGCACCATCACGGTGCTCGGCCAGGCACAGAACCCGGGCGTTTTCGAGCTTCCCGCGAACCGCCAGCTTTCATTGGTGGAAGCCGTTGGCATGGCCGGTGGTGTCACCCGCATCGGCAATGCCCGCAAACTCACGTTGAAACGTGGCGGTGCCGTGCAACAGGTCGATCTCAAGGAAATCACCACCGGCAAGGCGAAGGACATCCCGTTGCGCGACGGCGATGTGATCAACATTCCTGAAAGCCTCTTCTGA
- a CDS encoding outer membrane beta-barrel protein, protein MALAVLSVGVVLPTWGQEAGSGIESRVSDRFDVRTQPGLAYRQDPNAGKVRTQGLDVGVAVSGAYDDNIYLSSSAREKDFVVRISPSMAYTYGDPDGREGGYVRVAYRPVGVLYTDHSDSNRIDQDASWDIGWGGPKVAIAYGGRVRQLGDATADTGRQTDRVILDQAVRMAWTPREKLAIELAAGMSSNDYKDRLLVDSRSAYGEVALRYSYSPKTRVGLAYRTGTFEVDGAGDQRIQRGTVQFEWQPREKISFNIEAGAEHRRYDAGSSTSPVFEAKVAWRPRMGTEIFAGGYRRTEASAYYPGQNYDLTGASVGLDQRLGEKWSARLEGGIENADYKQVSGPGFANRRDNIVFIRPSLRYQMNENVQIEGYYRFERDDSNQRGFGYDNHSVGVQVGYKF, encoded by the coding sequence GTGGCGCTGGCCGTCTTGTCGGTCGGTGTCGTGCTACCTACGTGGGGTCAGGAAGCCGGAAGCGGTATCGAAAGCCGCGTTTCCGATCGCTTCGATGTGCGGACGCAGCCGGGGTTGGCCTATCGGCAGGACCCGAACGCCGGGAAGGTTCGCACCCAGGGCTTGGACGTGGGCGTGGCGGTGTCCGGGGCCTATGACGACAATATCTACCTGTCCTCTTCCGCGCGGGAGAAGGACTTCGTGGTGCGCATCTCCCCCTCGATGGCTTACACCTACGGAGATCCGGATGGCAGGGAAGGTGGCTACGTCCGTGTGGCCTACCGGCCGGTGGGCGTCCTCTATACCGATCACAGCGATTCGAACCGGATCGACCAGGACGCATCCTGGGACATCGGCTGGGGTGGCCCGAAGGTGGCCATCGCCTACGGTGGTCGGGTCCGGCAACTGGGCGATGCCACGGCGGATACCGGCAGGCAGACCGACCGGGTGATTCTCGATCAAGCCGTGCGGATGGCGTGGACTCCGCGCGAAAAGCTCGCGATTGAACTGGCGGCGGGCATGTCCTCGAACGACTACAAGGATCGCCTGCTGGTGGATTCGCGGAGCGCATACGGCGAGGTCGCGCTGCGCTATTCATACTCTCCGAAAACCCGCGTCGGGCTCGCCTATCGGACGGGGACCTTCGAGGTGGATGGCGCGGGCGACCAACGCATCCAGCGCGGCACCGTGCAATTCGAGTGGCAGCCGCGGGAAAAGATCTCGTTCAATATCGAGGCTGGAGCCGAGCACCGCCGCTACGACGCCGGTTCCTCCACCTCGCCGGTGTTCGAGGCCAAGGTCGCATGGCGTCCGCGGATGGGCACCGAGATTTTCGCGGGTGGCTACCGCCGCACCGAGGCCTCGGCCTATTACCCCGGCCAGAACTACGATCTCACCGGAGCCTCCGTCGGCCTGGACCAGCGGCTGGGTGAGAAATGGAGCGCGCGCCTCGAAGGTGGCATTGAAAATGCGGATTACAAACAGGTGTCCGGCCCCGGCTTTGCCAATCGCCGTGACAACATCGTCTTCATCCGCCCGAGCCTCCGCTATCAGATGAATGAAAACGTCCAGATCGAAGGGTATTACCGCTTCGAGCGCGACGATTCGAACCAGCGCGGCTTCGGCTACGACAATCACAGCGTCGGCGTCCAGGTCGGCTACAAATTCTAA
- a CDS encoding non-ribosomal peptide synthetase has product MSATPALPGHDTPALAPLPGIPPCPLSDEIALVSGASSLTYRELAIRVHALSSFLRTHGVGPGVHVGVALNRSIELIAAILSVVEAGGAYVPLDPSYPQARLDHMVATSGLKCILTLRAHTGLFPNTDCVALDEFEVNSVSGDMPPAANGNDPLYAIFTSGSTGQPKAASVFRRGFSNLVAWYAKELSLGPDDRSLVISSPSFDLTQKNFFAPLVTGGRMILDDCQTYDISRISKLIRDHGVTLVNCTPSAFYPLVDAAAADGYAALATLRWAVLGGEPISIPRLRDWLEHPSCRAEIVNTYGPTECTDICAFHRMHRGNLDAFSFVPLGREVPNVTVTIRDEDLSILPDGELGELCISGAGVGGGYLNDPVRTAERFVQDHTLYKTGDLAKRLPCGTLEFRGRADHQVKVNGFRIELGEIEIVLNRHAAVKEAVVIARDQRLIAHVQNESPVEAAALREHLATALPAYMIPGEFHFVSVFPLTPNGKVDRLALVNNGHAVASTPIAPASDPHEARILSIWSEVLECPVSDPTANFFDLGGTSILLAVVHVKLREATGRDIPITELFARPSARTLAGYLQPQAAPTANSTAQDRARMQQAGMARFRRSTR; this is encoded by the coding sequence ATGTCGGCCACCCCTGCTCTCCCCGGGCACGACACCCCTGCCCTCGCCCCTCTGCCGGGCATTCCTCCCTGTCCCCTCTCGGACGAGATCGCTCTCGTTTCCGGAGCTTCGTCGCTCACCTATCGCGAACTCGCGATCCGGGTACACGCGCTTTCTTCCTTTCTCCGCACGCACGGCGTCGGTCCTGGCGTCCATGTGGGCGTCGCGCTGAACCGTTCCATCGAGCTGATCGCCGCGATTCTGTCGGTTGTGGAAGCGGGTGGCGCCTACGTGCCGCTCGATCCCTCCTACCCGCAGGCGAGGCTCGATCATATGGTGGCCACTTCGGGCCTGAAATGCATTCTCACGCTGCGCGCTCACACGGGACTCTTTCCAAACACGGACTGCGTGGCGCTGGATGAGTTCGAGGTGAACTCCGTGAGCGGCGACATGCCGCCTGCCGCCAACGGCAACGACCCGCTCTACGCGATCTTCACCTCCGGCTCAACCGGCCAGCCGAAAGCCGCGTCCGTCTTCCGCCGCGGCTTTTCCAATCTGGTGGCTTGGTATGCGAAGGAACTCTCACTCGGCCCGGACGACCGCTCACTGGTGATCAGCTCGCCGAGCTTCGACCTGACTCAGAAGAATTTCTTCGCCCCGCTGGTGACCGGCGGCCGGATGATCCTCGATGACTGCCAGACCTACGATATTTCCCGTATTTCAAAGCTGATCCGCGACCACGGCGTCACGTTGGTCAACTGCACGCCGAGCGCCTTCTACCCGCTGGTGGACGCTGCGGCAGCGGATGGCTACGCGGCACTGGCCACCCTGCGCTGGGCCGTACTCGGCGGGGAACCGATCTCGATCCCACGCCTTCGCGACTGGCTGGAGCATCCCTCCTGCCGCGCCGAGATCGTGAACACCTACGGTCCCACCGAGTGTACGGACATCTGCGCCTTCCACCGCATGCATCGTGGCAATCTCGATGCGTTCTCCTTCGTGCCGCTCGGCCGCGAGGTGCCGAATGTTACTGTCACGATCCGCGATGAAGACCTTTCGATCCTGCCCGATGGCGAGCTCGGCGAGCTGTGCATCAGTGGCGCGGGCGTCGGCGGCGGCTATTTGAATGATCCCGTCCGCACGGCGGAACGCTTCGTGCAGGACCACACGCTCTATAAGACCGGCGATCTCGCCAAGCGTCTGCCCTGCGGCACGCTGGAGTTCCGCGGTCGCGCCGACCATCAGGTGAAGGTGAACGGCTTCCGCATCGAGCTCGGCGAGATCGAGATCGTGCTCAACCGCCACGCTGCGGTGAAAGAAGCAGTGGTGATCGCACGTGACCAACGTCTGATCGCGCACGTCCAGAATGAATCTCCGGTGGAGGCCGCCGCCCTGCGCGAGCATCTCGCCACCGCGCTGCCCGCTTACATGATCCCGGGCGAGTTTCATTTCGTCAGCGTCTTCCCACTCACGCCGAACGGGAAGGTGGACCGGCTGGCGCTCGTAAACAACGGACACGCGGTAGCTTCCACACCCATCGCCCCGGCCAGTGACCCACATGAGGCGCGTATCCTCTCGATTTGGTCGGAGGTGCTGGAATGCCCGGTCTCTGATCCGACCGCGAACTTCTTCGACCTCGGCGGCACTTCGATCCTGCTCGCCGTGGTGCATGTGAAACTCCGCGAGGCCACCGGCCGCGACATTCCGATCACCGAGCTTTTCGCCCGTCCGAGCGCCCGCACGCTAGCCGGGTATCTCCAGCCGCAGGCCGCCCCCACGGCCAATTCCACCGCCCAGGACCGCGCCCGCATGCAGCAAGCGGGGATGGCCCGCTTCCGCCGCTCCACCCGATGA